The sequence AAATGGCAAGAGAGTCACCAGTCTGTTGAATTGATTTCAGTCAGGACCACAATGATTAATttggaagaaaacaacaatgaCTGCCCTCCAATCAACCTTCAGCAGTCAATGTAGCAgggacatatttttaaaattgaagaatGTACCTCATGCATAATCTCTTTAATACCCTGCAAGCCAAATCGTTTCGTCTCACTCAAACTGCCTTACAACCTTgcccaaattttaattacattttattgTGGTAATAATATTATGCCAGATGTTTGTACAAATATTATGTTCCCTTGATTTTCAGTTGTGTTCCTGTCAATACTCTAAAACAAGTTACAGGTcactatttgtttattttgtattgataaaacaaaagatataCACGCGTTCCTCCAGAGATTAAAAGATCGAAGTGCCAACTTAAAAGCAAATATTATATTAAGCAAAATATTAATTTCGAAAGTTGTTACAATTTCCCAAACTTGAGACAGTGCACGATTACAATAGTACGTAAGCCTTTCTAGCGTTAATATAGTAAACCTTAAGACGATCCAAATTCACGCATCCATCTATCGTATTTCTCTAAATCGTCAGCAGAAACACTTTTGTTGCACTTCTCGACTGCCGCCATAAAGTCTTCCATGGTTACGGGAAGATCGAGTTCTTCTTTGGCGAGTTGACGAATCTGATCTGGTCGAAGACCAGcaattcttcttctcatgGACATCATCGAAGCATCTCTGTGGAAtcgccaaagaaaaaattattttttcactcTCAGGGTTAGCCAAAACGTTATTTTTACCTGCAAACGTTGGTGATGTCAGCACCAGAGTACCCATCCAGCAATTCAGATATAGCATCCAGATCTACACCGTCCTCTGCAACTTTGACTTCGCGAAGATTGATATGCAGCAGTGCCAACCTTCCTTCCCCTAGATACAGGTAAAAAACGAACATGCAATATTGTAATGTACGTAATTTTATACAATGCAATTTGCGTATTACGTGTAGGGAGTGGTATGTAAATTCGTTTTTCAAGTCGCCTTCGCAGAGCTTCGTCAATATCCCATGGAAAGTTGGTGGCAGCCAAAACCATCACCACTTTACTTGGGTCGTCGCTTTGTGAACTAATGCCATCCATCTGGACTAAAAGTTCCGACTTGACACGACGTGATGCTTCGTGTTCTGATTCTGAGCCACGTCTCGAGCACATTGAATCAATCTCGTCGACAAAAATCGTGCTGGGAGCATAGAATCGTGCCATTTCAAAGAGCAGACGTACAAGTTTCTCCGATTCTCCACGATACTTTGAAGTCAAAGTGGACGAAGATACATTGAAGAAAGTGGTTCCACACTCGGTGGCGACAGCTTTCGCTAACATTGTTTTTCCAGTACCTGGAGGGCCGACCATTAAAACACCCTTCCAGGGCCGTCGTATACCCTGTAAGAAGCATTGGTTTACTTAAAATGTCCTAACCACCCAAACAGGGAAAGTATGTGAAATCACCTTGAAAAATTCGGGCATCCACATTGGCAAAACGACTGCTTCTTCAAGAAGACGCTTAGCCTCAGCTAAATCAGCGATATCGGCCCAGTGGACATTCGGGTCCTTTTGTACAATGTCTCTCTCTAACAATCAACAGCAATTTCATTAAATCGGTCACAAATTGTCGATAGGCAAACAAGCTTCAACTTACCCAGCATGTCAACCAAGTCTTTGTCATAGCCAGATCCATCGAATCTCCGTTCttgattctcttcttctacaaGTTTCTCGTCTTTATTTTCCTCTGATTTGGTCTCCTTTCCTTTGGCTGGTGCAGATTTGCTAGAGCCACTTGCTTTGTCATCTTTGTCTCTAGCTCTGGAGAAACGAGATTCAAGAGGTTTCTTGCCTCCCGCCGCAGTGGCTCCGGATGGTGGCTTTCCCCCACGACTTGGAGGTGGTTTGGGAGCAGATGGGTCGGATTTTTTGTTGGGCGGCCGAGGTCGaaccggtggtggtggcctaCATGAATAAATATATTAAGCAAACGATCAAGAATACGAATTGGTAAATGAAATACCTATGCTCCACCGGAGTTGGAGAAGGCCAAACATCAGGGTCTCTTGGCTGAGGAGAACCCCACACATCTGGATCATGGTTTGACTCTTCATATGGAATGTTTCTTGCAGGTCCAATTGGACGATCAGTGTGATTGTCAGATTTGAATGAGTTTAGAGTGCCTTGGATACTCCTGAGTTGTTCAAATTCATAAGCAAGTTGTTGTTGGGcctgaaaatgtcaaaaaccCTTCAGTTATGTCtctttgaataaaaagtatcTGTTCTTTTCTTACACTCTGCCATCTTCCCTTGTTAGTAGGATCATTGATGGTAGGCAAAAGGCGGTGAATTTGCTGCACAACTCCCTGGTAGTAAACACCTGCAGTTTCGTAGTTACCTAGAAGTGCTGCTTCACGTGCAAGTTTGGTGTTTTCACAGATCTCTGCTACTGAAGTAGACATGATATTTTGCATCACCTATAAAAGACAAAGGCATGTTTGAAATGAGATACCCAATGATAGCAAACTAAACAGCAATCATGTTCAACAGAGGCAAGATGATAAGGGTGTGTAAGGGATAGAGAAGCTAATAAGAAAATCCTTATCTACATCACCAAATTCAACATAtggaatgtaaaaaaaattt is a genomic window of Daphnia pulicaria isolate SC F1-1A chromosome 2, SC_F0-13Bv2, whole genome shotgun sequence containing:
- the LOC124327103 gene encoding katanin p60 ATPase-containing subunit A-like 1 — protein: MQNIMSTSVAEICENTKLAREAALLGNYETAGVYYQGVVQQIHRLLPTINDPTNKGRWQSAQQQLAYEFEQLRSIQGTLNSFKSDNHTDRPIGPARNIPYEESNHDPDVWGSPQPRDPDVWPSPTPVEHRPPPPVRPRPPNKKSDPSAPKPPPSRGGKPPSGATAAGGKKPLESRFSRARDKDDKASGSSKSAPAKGKETKSEENKDEKLVEEENQERRFDGSGYDKDLVDMLERDIVQKDPNVHWADIADLAEAKRLLEEAVVLPMWMPEFFKGIRRPWKGVLMVGPPGTGKTMLAKAVATECGTTFFNVSSSTLTSKYRGESEKLVRLLFEMARFYAPSTIFVDEIDSMCSRRGSESEHEASRRVKSELLVQMDGISSQSDDPSKVVMVLAATNFPWDIDEALRRRLEKRIYIPLPTREGRLALLHINLREVKVAEDGVDLDAISELLDGYSGADITNVCRDASMMSMRRRIAGLRPDQIRQLAKEELDLPVTMEDFMAAVEKCNKSVSADDLEKYDRWMREFGSS